A segment of the Microbacterium luteolum genome:
CCGGAGTGACCGGAGTCTCCCCGGGCTCTGCGATTCAGTGCAGCGCGTTCTCCGCGATGAAGGCCCGGAGCGCATGCTCGTCGTCGGCCATCTCGGTCACGTGCTGCGGAGCATCGAGCATCTCGCGCAGCTCCGGCGCGTAGGCGAGCTCGATGCCGATCGCCTCATGGATCGTCTCGGCGAACTTCTCGGGCTTCGCGGTCTCGAGCACGAGCATCGGCACGCCGGGCTCGAGGTACTCCCGCGCGATGCGGACCCCGTCCGCGGTGTGCGGGTCGATGATCTCGCCCGTGGTCTCGTAGACGGACCGGATCGTCGCGAGCCGGTCGTCGTGGGTCGAGGTCCCGCTGACGATGCCGAACTCCGAGACGAAGCGCGACAGGTCGGCCGAGAAGTCGAAGAAGCCCTGCTCTTCGAGGTCGCGCCATGCGCCCACGACACGGGACGCGTCCCGGCCGACGAGCTCGAAGATGAACCGCTCGAGGTTCGACGCCTTCGAGATGTCCATCGACGGGCTGGAGGTGGCCAGGGTCTGCGCCGCGCTGCGCGGACGATAGATCCCGGTGCGGAAGAACTCGTCGAGCACGTTGTTCTCGTTCGCGGCGAGGACGAGCCGGCGGATCGGGAGGCCCATCTGCTTGGCGTAGAAGCCCGACAGGATGTTGCCGAAGTTGCCGGAGGGCACCGTGAACGAGAGCTCGGTCCAGCCCCCGGCATCCGTCGCCCGCAGCCAGGCCCAGAAGTAGTACACGACCTGCGCCGTGATCCGCGCGAGGTTGATCGAGTTCACCGCGCCGAGGTGCTGGGCGCGCTTGAACACCAGGTCGCCCGCGAGGTGCTTGACGAGATTCTGGCAGTCGTCGAACACGCCCTCGACGGCGATGTTGTGCACGTTCGCGTCGTCGAGGGAGAACATCTGCGCGCGCTGGAAGGCGCTCATGCGCCCCTGCGGCGAGAGCATGAACACCGCGACGCGCTCCTTGCCGCGCAGAGCGTGTTCGGCGGCCGATCCGGTGTCACCGGAGGTGGCGCCGAGGATGTTGAGCACCGAATCCTGCCGCTCC
Coding sequences within it:
- the thrC gene encoding threonine synthase is translated as MPFISTRGGMQPQSFSETLLEGLAPDGGLAVPEVMPTVDGETLERWRALTYPQLATEVLGLFATDIPREDLARMTADAYADFPDGVVPLRAIDDDITLVGLSEGPTLAFKDMAMQFLGQALEYTLERQDSVLNILGATSGDTGSAAEHALRGKERVAVFMLSPQGRMSAFQRAQMFSLDDANVHNIAVEGVFDDCQNLVKHLAGDLVFKRAQHLGAVNSINLARITAQVVYYFWAWLRATDAGGWTELSFTVPSGNFGNILSGFYAKQMGLPIRRLVLAANENNVLDEFFRTGIYRPRSAAQTLATSSPSMDISKASNLERFIFELVGRDASRVVGAWRDLEEQGFFDFSADLSRFVSEFGIVSGTSTHDDRLATIRSVYETTGEIIDPHTADGVRIAREYLEPGVPMLVLETAKPEKFAETIHEAIGIELAYAPELREMLDAPQHVTEMADDEHALRAFIAENALH